A window of Salmo trutta unplaced genomic scaffold, fSalTru1.1, whole genome shotgun sequence genomic DNA:
ATTGCTGAACATTTCCCACTCTCTCACTCCTTCCTtcccctgtctccttctctccacttCTTCTCCCGTTATTCGTCACTCCTCCCTTGGGAGATTCCCCGCTCGCACAGAAACATTCTGTAGGCTCAGATTTATTCTCCTCTCATCCCTTGCTTCTCTTCTCCCCTCGTGAGTAATAACAGTCTGTGGTAGGGGTTCTCAGTGTCCTTAGTCCCCAACCTGCTGTAAAGATGCCCTGAGTTATAAAGAGATTCCATTTTAAACTTCCCAGATGGGGATTCACTGAGCAGTGGAGAAAAAGGAAAGACTAACTTGTATGTAACTGATATGTAACTGAAATTAACCTTGAATATAACTTGTATGTAACCGATATTCTCTTTGTTCTTCTTCATTGCAGACTGAATCAGGGACAGCAgcggtgacagacagacagacttcccAACAAAATGTCATCAGAATGTTCTACCCAGTGATGTCATCAGaaccctctaaccagtgatgtcaTCAGAACCCTCTACCCAGTGATGTCGTCAGAACCCTCTACCCAGTGATGTCGTCAGaaccctctaaccagtgatgtcaTCAGAACCCTCTACCCAGTGATGTCATCAGAACCCTCTACCCAGTGATGTCATCAGaaccctctaaccagtgatgtcaTCAGAACCCTCTACCCAGTGATGTCGTCAGAACCCTCTACCCAGTGATGTCATCAGAACCCTCTACCCAGTGATGTCATCAGaaccctctaaccagtgatgtcaTCAGAACCCTCTACCCAGTGATGTCGTCAGAACCCTCTACCCAGTGATGTCGTCAGAACCCTCTACCCAGTGATGTCATCAGAACCCTCTACCCAGTGATGTCATCAGaaccctctaaccagtgatgtcaTCAGAACCCTCTACCCAGTGATGTCACCAGAACCCTCTACCCAGTGATGTCACCAGAACCCTCTACCCAGTGAGCTCAAGGTCAAACCAAGGTCACAGGTGGAAAGGAGGAGTGAAAAAAGGAAGGATGTGAGATGAGATTTCATTCTCTTGTTCCCTGGCTATAACAAAGACCCAGAAAGCacccatagagagagagggagaagagagagagagggagaagagagagagagggagaagagagagagagagagagagggagaagagagagagaagtaaacaATAGaaggaaaaagaaagagagagaaagaaaggaggaggagaacacaCAAATCCATTAATGGCAGCAGAACCCGAGAGGTGTCTTTGAGATTGCCTGAAGGACCCTTCCTCCGCTATGAGTGTCCCAGCTGGTCTCCAGAGTCTGTCTGTCAGCGGACGAGacattaaaaacaacaacaacaaatctcATGTCCTGTTTCACCCTCCGACTGGAGATGCTAACGCTAACCAGCTAGTGCTAATGGGGGAGGACCCAGACGACCAGGCCTCCAGCCCTCTACCCCCCCTGGTGGCCCAGAGCGAAGCCCAGGACAAGCTTATTATCTGGGGCACGGAGGAGCGATGTCTGAACCATGACATCCAGAAGTTGGAACTGCTTGAGTGTCGCGAGATACACACCTTCCATGCAGATGGAGGTGGGGGTGGAAAGAGAGTAGGAGAagatgaggaggatgatgatgaaggAGAGGATTCTAACGGAGGAGCAGGTGAAGGACTGCTGTCGATCTCTTCCAGCTCCACGGCCAGCTGTGTTTCTGTTCACAGGAACGATAACGATAGCaatgggagggacagagggatggatagacaaaaagaggtaaagagagagagagagatgctccgTCAGGACCTCAACTACAGCGGCCCTCGATCAGAAGGAGGTAAAGAGacgggaagaggaggaggaggaggaggaggagagcagaacagcgggggtgacagagggagtctctgtgtgtctgctgtgtCCACCCTGAGTAGCAGTCTGGACCCTACTGGACAACCATTGACCTTTAACCCCAATCCCACTACCTCAGCCAAGAGAAGGGTTCCCCCTGTCGGCCTGAACTCCACAGCAGCACCACACTCTCAGGACACTCCTAACCTGGGAGGACTTCAGTACTCGACGTCAACTGACCAAGAAGTACATCATCAGTACCAGGAAACATCTAACCTGGAAGTAGAACTGTCGAGGGGTCAAAGTGGCCAAAGTGCGACAGAGGAGGGGTCTACACGGGATGTTGGGTGTTACCAGGGAAACAGCATTTTGTCCTCCTCAGATGGAGGGATAGGACAGAGGAAAAAGGGAGCAGGGCCTCCTCCTCCTCGCAGGCAACAGCTCGTCCGACCTCTCTGTCAGTTGGAACCAGGAAGAGGGAGGAGCTTAGCTGAGCCAATCACAAGACGGCGCTCCTCGACCTCTCCCTCCCAGTCTCCTGATGCAGGTCATAAGGTCGTGGACCCAGGTCACCACGGGGTCGACGGCAGGCGAACACAAGAGACCCTAGAGGTCAAGAGTTCAATGGTCAACTGTAGCAATTACTCCCACCCCCATTACCAGCCCAGTTCCTGCCCCGGAGCTCCCCAGGCCAGCCAGTCTGCCCAAAGAGAGGCTCGTTCCCTGGATAGACGTGGGATCAACTCAGAGCGTACCTCTAGCCTGGAGAGGAGACATCAGTACCAGGACCAGTCTCAGCTCAGATACCATAGAACTAACCGCTGTGGGGCTACCGTCACCTCtcaaccacactcacacacaccccctcgCTCCCCACTCGGAACCCCACAGGGGTCACCAcggagacaacaacaacaacagccgaTGTCCCCTTCGAGGATTATTACAGGTTCAACTAGGTATCCCCAGGGCTATGGTAGCAATGGGCTTAGACCACCTCTCAAATCTAACCTCGCTTCTACAGGGATACCCATACCTCCTCTACACCACCAGgcccctaaccccagccccagcccccccAAGCCCAAAGGAGTGCGGCCCAAAATCATCACCTACATCCGGAAGGGTCCTCAACTCAAACCCCAGGCTTCAGATGGGCCTTACCAGGTCTCCTCCCTGCCCTCCAGGCTTTCTgcctatacacatacacactcccctgccacacacacacctcagaagcACTCTTCTAGCTCCAAAacgcacactaacacacactcccGCGGCATAGCGTCCAGAAACACACCGGTCCTGAGTGCCTCCAACCTCCTCTATGACAAATACAGACAGGAGATGCAGAAAAACCGTCTGTTCAACTCTGGTATGATGGGAACGGGGATCCGATCccatggccacacacacactgtccccccgacacacacacagtttggctctcacacacacacccacacacacactgtccccccgacacacacacagtttggctctcacacacacactggagcccACACTCGTAGCCACACAGCCCCTCCGAAGCTGGGCAGCAAGGCTGAGAGCTTCTATGGACCACTGGTGGACAAGTACCAACCAGCAGAGgtaaggaggcagagagggaggcagggtgggagggagggagggagacaaagagaaaaggattgttgtgtagtgttgtgttttaTTGTATTGTGGGTGTGGAGAATGGGATGGTGGAGGTATTTGCCTGTAGAGACggagagatggatggagtggGTATCTACCTGGGTGGAGAGTGacggtggagagagggagaaagggacagagagggagagagatagagagacggtCTGgtcctaaaccacacaaaaacaacactagacactatggaacacaaagcttt
This region includes:
- the LOC115182303 gene encoding microtubule-associated tumor suppressor candidate 2 homolog produces the protein MSVPAGLQSLSVSGRDIKNNNNKSHVLFHPPTGDANANQLVLMGEDPDDQASSPLPPLVAQSEAQDKLIIWGTEERCLNHDIQKLELLECREIHTFHADGGGGGKRVGEDEEDDDEGEDSNGGAGEGLLSISSSSTASCVSVHRNDNDSNGRDRGMDRQKEVKREREMLRQDLNYSGPRSEGGKETGRGGGGGGGEQNSGGDRGSLCVSAVSTLSSSLDPTGQPLTFNPNPTTSAKRRVPPVGLNSTAAPHSQDTPNLGGLQYSTSTDQEVHHQYQETSNLEVELSRGQSGQSATEEGSTRDVGCYQGNSILSSSDGGIGQRKKGAGPPPPRRQQLVRPLCQLEPGRGRSLAEPITRRRSSTSPSQSPDAGHKVVDPGHHGVDGRRTQETLEVKSSMVNCSNYSHPHYQPSSCPGAPQASQSAQREARSLDRRGINSERTSSLERRHQYQDQSQLRYHRTNRCGATVTSQPHSHTPPRSPLGTPQGSPRRQQQQQPMSPSRIITGSTRYPQGYGSNGLRPPLKSNLASTGIPIPPLHHQAPNPSPSPPKPKGVRPKIITYIRKGPQLKPQASDGPYQVSSLPSRLSAYTHTHSPATHTPQKHSSSSKTHTNTHSRGIASRNTPVLSASNLLYDKYRQEMQKNRLFNSGMMGTGIRSHGHTHTVPPTHTQFGSHTHTHTHTVPPTHTQFGSHTHTGAHTRSHTAPPKLGSKAESFYGPLVDKYQPAEMGRNAGSEDPSGPRMATQAAQAGGSGSLLRSGIGMRPQLGLGAVARATPGSVVVTATKNQMMVQGQRTTLGFSQPVQAVSPATNQNGQDNTGERRND